Sequence from the Anaerolineales bacterium genome:
ACCAACCGCAACCCCTGCGCCTCCCTTCGATGGCGCGGCCTACGACCTCTCGCAGGTGATGAACCCCAGCCTGGGGCAGATGCAGCCGGTCCTTGCGGGAACGCAGATCGACCTGCGCCTGTATCCGAACCTGACCTTCGAGGGTTCGTCCGGCTGCAACACCTACCGCGGCGAGTACCAGCTGCAAGGAAGCGCGATCCGGCTGAGCGTCGGACCGGTCACTCAACTGTTCTGTGCTGCGGCCGGCGTGATGGAGCAGGAGGCGGCCTACCTCGCCTGGTTGGGGAGTGCTTCTCAGTATCGGTACGAGAGCCCCAGCCTGTACCTGCTGGCGCCCGGTGAGACGCAAGATCAGGTCGTGCTGGAGTATGCCCGCCGCTGAACCTGACAGAGTCCCTCTACCCCTTCCACGCCGCGGCCAGATGCGGTAGGATGGCGCTTCCATGCCCGTAGGGTCGCACAAACCCGCGGACAGGAGGGAGAGGGACCCATGCCTGGAACAGGCAATCGGACGTGGATGGGATTGGGGCTTGCGGCCCTGGCGATAGCCTCGGCCTGCAGCCTGATCCCACTCGCTTCCCAGTCGAATGAAACCTCGGTCGCCGCGACCAACCCCGCGCCGACCGCGGGGCCGGTCGACACTGCCGAGGTCTGC
This genomic interval carries:
- a CDS encoding META domain-containing protein, producing PTATPAPPFDGAAYDLSQVMNPSLGQMQPVLAGTQIDLRLYPNLTFEGSSGCNTYRGEYQLQGSAIRLSVGPVTQLFCAAAGVMEQEAAYLAWLGSASQYRYESPSLYLLAPGETQDQVVLEYARR